From one Microbacterium aurum genomic stretch:
- a CDS encoding DEAD/DEAH box helicase: protein MSDPAARFARAQLRQAHPLTAAFADAQRFELDPFQVAGCQALEDGRSVLVAAPTGAGKTIVGEFAVHLAMLQPGDKAFYTTPMKALSNQKFRELQQVYGESEVGLLTGDTNINGNARVVVMTTEVLRNMLYADSPALQGLRYVVMDEVHYLADRFRGAVWEEVIIHLPQEVRLVSLSATVSNAEEFGDWLDTVRGDTAVIVSETRPVPLEQHVLVRGDLLPLFDERAGIATAQVNQELMRIRGGSGARYENNRQAQQYRSQGGRDGGARRPQRGGRRPVRSANMQRIERMDRPQVVELLARANLLPAIFFIFSRAGCEGAVQQVRRAGVRLTDREERDEIRRVVDERTGTLPDEDLAVLGFWEWRENLERGIAAHHAGLLPAFKEIVEELFQRKLVKVVFATETLALGINMPARTVVLEKLEKFNGEARVAITSGEYTQLTGRAGRRGIDVEGHAVIQWTESLDPQAVASLASRRTYPLNSSFRPTYNMAVNLIDQFGRARAREILESSFAQFQADRAVVGLAREVKDAEESLAGYANSMACDRGDFAEYARMRRELTDLERKGDRSGPPKLRQQRQEQIESLRRRLKSHPCQSCPDREKHARWAERYWKLRRHTDKLRQQIETRTGTVARIFDRVVDVLAALDYVAVAPDGTTTLNPAGATMKRIYGERDLLVAESLRTGIWTELDPAGLAALACCLVYEPRRDEAGPGEHGLPRGAFRAALSETQTLWSRLDDLEQDHRLPGSAPVATGLAQAMHSWARGASLDRVLQEADLAAGDFVRWSKQTIDLLDQLSIVADPPVAVTARRALDAVRRGIVAYGSL from the coding sequence GTGAGCGATCCCGCCGCGCGGTTCGCACGGGCCCAGCTGCGACAGGCGCACCCGCTGACGGCCGCGTTCGCCGATGCTCAGCGCTTCGAACTCGACCCGTTCCAGGTCGCCGGCTGCCAGGCGCTGGAGGACGGCCGAAGCGTGCTCGTGGCCGCGCCCACGGGAGCGGGTAAGACGATCGTCGGCGAGTTCGCCGTGCACCTGGCGATGCTCCAGCCCGGCGACAAGGCGTTCTACACGACGCCGATGAAGGCGCTGTCGAACCAGAAGTTCCGGGAGCTCCAGCAGGTCTACGGCGAGAGCGAGGTGGGGCTCCTCACCGGCGACACCAACATCAACGGCAACGCGCGCGTGGTCGTGATGACCACAGAGGTCCTCCGCAACATGCTGTACGCCGACTCGCCGGCGCTGCAGGGTCTGCGGTACGTCGTGATGGACGAGGTGCACTACCTCGCCGACCGGTTCCGCGGCGCGGTGTGGGAAGAGGTGATCATCCACCTGCCGCAGGAGGTGCGCCTGGTGTCGCTGTCGGCGACGGTCTCCAACGCCGAGGAGTTCGGCGACTGGCTCGACACCGTGCGCGGCGACACGGCGGTGATCGTCTCCGAGACCCGTCCGGTGCCGCTCGAGCAGCACGTGTTGGTGCGCGGCGATCTGCTGCCGCTGTTCGACGAGCGCGCGGGCATCGCCACGGCGCAGGTGAACCAGGAGCTCATGCGCATCCGCGGCGGCAGCGGCGCGCGCTACGAGAACAACCGGCAGGCGCAGCAGTATCGGTCCCAGGGCGGACGGGACGGCGGTGCGCGGCGACCGCAGCGCGGTGGGCGGCGGCCGGTGCGCAGCGCGAACATGCAGCGGATCGAGCGCATGGACCGGCCGCAGGTGGTCGAGCTGCTCGCGCGGGCGAATCTGCTGCCGGCGATCTTCTTCATCTTCAGCCGCGCGGGCTGCGAGGGCGCCGTGCAGCAGGTGCGCCGCGCCGGCGTGCGGCTGACGGACCGTGAGGAGCGCGACGAGATCCGCCGCGTGGTCGACGAGCGCACCGGGACGCTGCCCGACGAGGACCTCGCCGTCCTCGGCTTCTGGGAGTGGCGCGAGAACCTGGAGCGGGGCATCGCCGCCCACCACGCGGGGCTGCTGCCGGCGTTCAAGGAGATCGTCGAGGAGCTGTTCCAGCGCAAGCTCGTGAAGGTCGTGTTCGCCACCGAGACCCTCGCGCTCGGCATCAACATGCCGGCCCGCACCGTCGTGCTCGAGAAGCTCGAGAAGTTCAACGGCGAGGCGCGCGTGGCGATCACGTCGGGGGAGTACACCCAGCTCACCGGGCGTGCGGGGCGCCGCGGCATCGACGTCGAAGGCCACGCCGTGATCCAGTGGACCGAGAGTCTCGACCCGCAGGCGGTCGCGTCGCTGGCCTCACGCCGCACGTACCCGCTCAACTCCAGCTTCCGGCCGACGTACAACATGGCCGTCAACCTCATCGACCAGTTCGGGCGGGCCCGCGCGCGGGAGATCCTCGAGTCGTCGTTCGCGCAGTTCCAGGCCGACCGTGCCGTCGTGGGGCTGGCGCGCGAGGTGAAGGATGCCGAGGAGTCCCTCGCCGGCTACGCGAACTCGATGGCCTGCGACCGCGGCGACTTCGCCGAGTACGCACGCATGCGGCGTGAGCTCACCGACCTCGAGCGCAAGGGCGACCGCTCCGGTCCGCCGAAGTTGCGGCAGCAGCGGCAGGAACAGATCGAATCGCTGCGTCGCCGGCTGAAGAGCCATCCCTGCCAGAGCTGTCCCGACCGCGAGAAGCACGCGCGCTGGGCGGAGCGTTATTGGAAGCTGCGGCGTCACACCGACAAGCTGCGCCAGCAGATCGAGACGCGCACCGGCACCGTGGCCCGCATCTTCGACCGCGTCGTCGACGTGCTCGCGGCCCTGGACTACGTCGCCGTCGCGCCCGACGGCACGACGACGCTCAACCCCGCCGGTGCGACGATGAAGCGCATCTACGGCGAGCGCGACCTGCTGGTGGCAGAATCGCTGCGCACCGGCATCTGGACGGAGCTCGACCCGGCGGGGCTCGCGGCTCTCGCGTGCTGCCTGGTCTACGAGCCGCGGCGCGACGAGGCCGGTCCCGGCGAGCACGGGCTGCCGCGGGGAGCGTTCCGTGCCGCGCTCAGCGAGACGCAGACGCTGTGGTCGCGGCTGGACGATCTGGAGCAGGATCACCGGCTGCCCGGTTCGGCGCCGGTCGCGACGGGACTCGCGCAGGCGATGCACTCCTGGGCGCGGGGCGCGAGCCTGGACCGCGTGCTGCAGGAGGCGGACCTGGCCGCGGGCGATTTCGTCCGGTGGAGCAAACAGACGATCGACCTGCTCGATCAGCTCTCGATCGTCGCCGACCCGCCGGTGGCGGTGACCGCGCGCCGCGCGCTGGACGCGGTGCGCCGCGGCATCGTCGCCTACGGCTCGCTCTGA
- the tatC gene encoding twin-arginine translocase subunit TatC yields the protein MSLGQHLVELRRRFVIAAIALVVGMVIAFFLTDWIIWAMTEPIRIVAERRGEDPAAIVRLMYSTITGPFDMRLRISFVVGIILSAPVWIWQLWAFLMPGLTRKEIRYTVGFVCAAVPLFFAGCFVGWLIMPHIVEIMASFSAEGAANMYEAKYYYDFVFKLVLVVGVSFVLPVFLVALNLAGIMSGKAILKGWRVAILITVVFAGLATPAADIVSMLLLAGILIVLFFAAAGLSMLFDRRRAKRDAAAGLAPADAPTETPKAGA from the coding sequence ATGTCGCTGGGGCAGCACCTGGTGGAGCTGCGCCGCCGCTTCGTGATCGCCGCCATCGCGCTCGTCGTCGGCATGGTGATCGCGTTCTTCCTCACCGACTGGATCATCTGGGCGATGACCGAGCCCATCCGCATCGTCGCGGAGCGGCGTGGGGAGGACCCCGCCGCGATCGTCCGGCTCATGTACTCCACCATCACCGGTCCGTTCGACATGCGGCTGCGGATCTCCTTCGTCGTCGGCATCATCCTCTCGGCGCCGGTGTGGATCTGGCAGCTGTGGGCGTTCCTCATGCCGGGGCTCACCCGCAAGGAGATCCGCTACACCGTCGGCTTCGTCTGCGCCGCCGTGCCGCTCTTCTTCGCCGGATGCTTCGTGGGCTGGCTGATCATGCCGCACATCGTCGAGATCATGGCGTCGTTCTCGGCGGAGGGCGCGGCGAACATGTACGAGGCGAAGTACTACTACGACTTCGTGTTCAAGCTCGTCCTCGTGGTCGGCGTCTCGTTCGTGCTGCCGGTGTTCCTCGTCGCGCTGAACCTCGCCGGGATCATGAGCGGGAAGGCGATCCTCAAGGGCTGGCGCGTCGCGATCCTCATCACGGTGGTGTTCGCCGGTCTTGCCACCCCCGCCGCCGACATCGTCAGCATGCTGCTGCTGGCCGGCATCCTCATCGTGCTCTTCTTCGCCGCCGCGGGCCTGTCGATGCTGTTCGACCGGCGCCGGGCGAAACGCGACGCCGCCGCGGGGCTGGCGCCCGCCGACGCGCCCACCGAGACACCCAAGGCCGGCGCGTGA
- the tatA gene encoding Sec-independent protein translocase subunit TatA: protein MPSNLFAGPHLWILLIVILLLFGAAKLPALAKSMGQSARIFKGEMKAMKDDDKTADAAAGTAASVAPAPAAEPAPLQTPPTDTTAGPAGTADTRS, encoded by the coding sequence ATGCCCAGCAATCTGTTCGCGGGTCCGCACCTGTGGATCCTCCTGATCGTGATCCTGCTGCTGTTCGGCGCGGCCAAGCTCCCGGCGCTCGCCAAGAGCATGGGACAGTCCGCCCGCATCTTCAAGGGTGAGATGAAGGCGATGAAGGACGACGACAAGACCGCCGACGCGGCCGCGGGCACCGCCGCATCCGTCGCCCCGGCCCCCGCCGCCGAGCCCGCACCGCTGCAGACGCCCCCGACGGACACGACCGCCGGCCCCGCCGGCACGGCGGACACCCGGTCCTGA
- a CDS encoding helix-turn-helix transcriptional regulator, translating to MSARKPLPATDRAALILQLVPYLIGKGEVSLTEAADEFDVTPEQMRGMVEKLTVIGLPGEGGFWQMANDLFDIDWDLLDEQDLIVITNTVGLERTPRLSAREAAALLAGLQVAASLPGVGDSGIVQGLLAKLARGAAATPAEVIVAPEAVDDVRVAVAQALREGVAVSFTYQAPDAAPTTRTVDPVKVHIAGGQWYLQGWCHLREAMRTFHLDRVSQVRLTDIPSTHGDDVAPALFEASAGDVEVDVRYRAAAAPLLADYVVVDEQGSASAVRTARIRVGDERSLKRVAARLGGDLEVLAPAGARQAAAAWAEAGLAQYR from the coding sequence GTGAGCGCACGCAAGCCGCTGCCGGCGACCGACCGCGCCGCGCTCATCCTGCAGCTCGTGCCGTACCTGATCGGCAAGGGCGAGGTGTCGCTCACCGAGGCGGCGGACGAGTTCGACGTCACGCCCGAGCAGATGCGCGGCATGGTCGAGAAGCTCACCGTCATCGGCCTGCCCGGCGAGGGCGGATTCTGGCAGATGGCCAACGACCTCTTCGACATCGACTGGGACCTGCTCGACGAGCAGGACCTCATCGTCATCACGAACACCGTGGGGCTCGAGCGCACGCCGCGTCTGAGCGCGCGCGAGGCGGCGGCGCTGCTGGCGGGCCTGCAGGTCGCGGCGTCACTGCCGGGCGTCGGAGACAGCGGCATCGTGCAAGGGCTGCTGGCGAAGCTCGCCCGCGGCGCCGCCGCGACACCGGCCGAGGTCATCGTCGCGCCCGAAGCCGTCGACGACGTGCGGGTTGCCGTGGCGCAGGCGCTGCGCGAAGGCGTTGCCGTCTCGTTCACCTACCAGGCGCCGGATGCCGCCCCCACCACCCGCACCGTCGACCCCGTCAAGGTCCACATCGCGGGCGGCCAGTGGTACCTGCAGGGCTGGTGCCACCTGCGCGAGGCGATGCGCACGTTCCACCTCGACCGGGTCTCGCAGGTGCGTTTGACCGACATCCCCAGCACCCACGGCGACGATGTCGCCCCTGCGCTGTTCGAGGCATCCGCCGGCGACGTCGAGGTGGATGTGCGCTACCGCGCCGCGGCGGCGCCCCTCCTCGCCGACTACGTCGTCGTCGACGAGCAGGGCAGTGCCTCGGCGGTGCGCACCGCGCGCATCCGCGTCGGCGACGAGCGCAGCCTCAAGCGCGTCGCCGCGCGTCTGGGGGGCGACCTCGAAGTGCTCGCCCCCGCCGGGGCGCGCCAGGCGGCGGCCGCCTGGGCCGAAGCTGGGCTCGCCCAGTACCGCTGA
- a CDS encoding helix-turn-helix transcriptional regulator, which produces MATETTRTAPEERLVNLVVALMATEQGLTKQAILSSVAGYREHGEAGASKDALEKMFERDKENLRSLGIPVETIGDYADPDDLREARYRIPTAEYELPADIDFTPAELAVLNLAGGVWSESSMSADARSGLRKIRALGIEVDAPIIGYSPRINLREASFAPLQRAIEQGRVVEFDYLKAGEDAATRRRIEPYALVEYEARWHVYGFDLGAQDVRTFLLSRICSDVTVTKTAFDLARREDAGDRALAGLAEVAARQRALLEVAPGTEAALRLSRRAEPAGQGIEVPYVDVHIFADELASYGPEVRVVEPADLRAQVIARLERALAAHTDRGSAS; this is translated from the coding sequence GTGGCCACCGAGACGACCCGTACCGCGCCGGAAGAGCGCCTGGTGAATCTCGTCGTCGCGCTCATGGCGACCGAGCAGGGGCTCACCAAGCAGGCGATCCTGTCGTCGGTCGCCGGCTATCGCGAGCACGGTGAGGCGGGCGCGTCCAAGGATGCGCTGGAGAAGATGTTCGAGCGCGACAAGGAGAACCTGCGTTCGCTCGGCATCCCCGTGGAGACGATCGGCGACTACGCCGACCCCGACGATCTGCGCGAAGCGCGCTACCGCATTCCGACGGCGGAATACGAACTGCCCGCCGACATCGACTTCACGCCGGCGGAACTCGCGGTGCTGAACCTGGCCGGAGGCGTCTGGAGCGAGAGCTCGATGTCGGCCGACGCCCGCAGCGGGCTCCGCAAGATCCGCGCGCTCGGCATCGAGGTGGACGCGCCGATCATCGGCTACTCGCCGCGCATCAACCTCCGGGAGGCGTCGTTCGCCCCGCTGCAGCGGGCGATCGAACAGGGCCGGGTCGTCGAGTTCGACTACCTCAAGGCGGGGGAGGATGCCGCGACGCGCCGTCGTATCGAGCCGTACGCGCTCGTGGAGTACGAGGCGCGCTGGCACGTGTACGGCTTCGACCTCGGCGCTCAAGACGTCCGCACCTTCCTCCTCTCGCGCATCTGCTCCGACGTCACCGTGACCAAGACCGCGTTCGATCTCGCCCGCCGCGAGGACGCCGGCGATCGGGCGCTCGCGGGCCTCGCCGAGGTCGCCGCGCGGCAGCGCGCGCTGCTCGAGGTCGCGCCGGGCACCGAGGCGGCGCTGCGGCTGAGCCGCCGCGCCGAACCGGCGGGGCAGGGGATCGAGGTGCCCTACGTGGACGTCCACATCTTCGCCGACGAGCTGGCCTCGTACGGGCCGGAGGTGCGGGTGGTCGAACCCGCAGACCTGCGCGCCCAGGTGATCGCGCGGCTGGAACGCGCCCTCGCGGCGCACACCGATCGGGGGAGCGCGTCGTGA
- a CDS encoding FKBP-type peptidyl-prolyl cis-trans isomerase, which translates to MRRRIPAVLAVLGLSALTLAGCATASSPAACARPAAETGVLDAVHVSGAPGAAQVSLDAPVFVPETVAEDETVGEGMAITSDAQDLAFSVTIVDGATGESLLSASPQVNTVGYWREHYDGLADMMMCAREGSRVVGAVPATALSTDAAQNWGLSEDDTIVVAMDVQKVYLAAANGVPQYNDRRGMPSVVLAPGGEPGIIIPDADPPADLAVEVLKKGDGAVVTDADSIRIKYTGVTWADRKVFDSSWQKGASVAVTMNGVVPGFAQALEGQTVGSQILAVIPPELGYGAEGSGTIPGDATLVFVIDILGIDAPASS; encoded by the coding sequence GTGCGTCGCCGGATCCCTGCTGTTCTCGCCGTCCTCGGCCTGTCCGCTCTGACCCTCGCCGGGTGTGCGACCGCCTCGTCGCCCGCCGCGTGCGCGCGTCCCGCTGCCGAAACCGGCGTCCTCGACGCCGTGCACGTCTCCGGTGCGCCGGGTGCGGCGCAGGTGTCGCTGGACGCACCGGTCTTCGTGCCCGAGACAGTCGCCGAAGACGAGACGGTGGGCGAGGGGATGGCCATCACCTCCGACGCGCAGGACCTCGCCTTCAGCGTCACGATCGTCGACGGCGCGACGGGCGAGAGCCTGCTGAGCGCCAGCCCGCAGGTGAACACGGTGGGCTACTGGCGTGAGCACTACGACGGCCTCGCCGACATGATGATGTGCGCTCGCGAAGGCTCGCGCGTCGTCGGCGCCGTGCCCGCGACGGCCCTGTCGACGGACGCGGCGCAGAACTGGGGCCTGAGCGAGGACGACACCATCGTGGTCGCGATGGACGTCCAGAAGGTCTACCTCGCCGCGGCGAACGGCGTGCCGCAGTACAACGACCGCCGCGGCATGCCGTCGGTCGTGCTGGCGCCCGGTGGCGAGCCCGGCATCATCATCCCGGACGCCGATCCGCCCGCCGACCTCGCCGTCGAGGTGCTGAAGAAGGGCGACGGTGCCGTCGTGACCGATGCCGACAGCATCCGCATCAAGTACACCGGCGTCACCTGGGCCGACCGCAAGGTCTTCGACTCGTCGTGGCAGAAGGGCGCCTCGGTCGCCGTCACGATGAACGGCGTCGTGCCCGGGTTCGCCCAGGCCCTCGAGGGGCAGACGGTGGGGTCGCAGATCCTCGCTGTCATCCCGCCGGAGCTCGGCTATGGAGCCGAGGGCAGCGGCACGATCCCGGGTGACGCGACGCTCGTCTTCGTCATCGACATCCTCGGCATCGACGCGCCCGCATCCTCCTGA
- a CDS encoding tRNA (adenine-N1)-methyltransferase — MTVADSADPAQPAQPAQPAAQADLRPSGPFRLGDRVQLTGPKGRLHTVTLRDGGELHTHHGVLRHESIVGQPDGSVVTNSGGHEYLALRPLLRDFVMSMPRGAAIVYPKDAAQILAAADIFPGATVVEAGVGSGALSMWLLRAIGPAGRLVSFERRDEFAQVALANVETFFGHHPPAWQVVVGDLVEQLPNAVAPASVDRVVLDMLAPWECIDAVADALTPGGVVLCYVATATQLSRVAEYLRGTGLFTDPEATETMIRGWHVEGLAVRPDHRMVAHTGFLITARRLAPGAVPPDVRKRALKKPSYADEDVELWTPGAVGDREITDKNLRKRVREAQRAADGARTAAAAGERATDDVD, encoded by the coding sequence ATGACCGTGGCTGACTCCGCCGACCCCGCCCAGCCCGCCCAGCCCGCCCAGCCCGCCGCGCAGGCCGACCTGCGTCCGAGCGGACCATTCCGCCTCGGCGACCGCGTGCAGCTGACGGGCCCCAAGGGGCGCCTGCACACCGTCACGCTGCGCGACGGCGGTGAGCTGCACACGCATCACGGCGTCCTCCGCCACGAGAGCATCGTCGGCCAGCCCGACGGCTCGGTCGTGACGAACTCCGGCGGGCACGAGTACCTCGCCCTGCGGCCGCTCCTGCGCGACTTCGTCATGTCGATGCCGCGCGGTGCGGCGATCGTGTACCCGAAGGATGCTGCGCAGATCCTCGCCGCGGCGGACATCTTCCCGGGTGCCACCGTCGTGGAGGCGGGCGTGGGCTCCGGCGCGCTGTCGATGTGGCTGCTGCGCGCGATCGGTCCGGCGGGCCGGCTGGTGTCCTTCGAGCGCCGCGACGAGTTCGCGCAGGTGGCCCTGGCCAACGTCGAGACCTTCTTCGGCCACCACCCGCCGGCGTGGCAGGTCGTCGTCGGCGACCTCGTCGAACAGCTGCCGAACGCGGTGGCCCCGGCATCCGTCGACCGCGTCGTGCTCGACATGCTGGCGCCGTGGGAGTGCATCGACGCCGTCGCCGATGCCCTCACCCCGGGCGGCGTCGTGCTCTGCTACGTCGCCACCGCCACCCAGCTCAGCCGTGTCGCGGAGTACCTGCGCGGCACGGGGCTGTTCACCGACCCGGAGGCCACCGAGACGATGATCCGCGGCTGGCATGTCGAGGGGCTCGCGGTTCGGCCCGACCACCGGATGGTGGCGCACACCGGCTTCCTCATCACGGCGCGGCGGTTGGCTCCCGGCGCGGTGCCGCCCGATGTCCGCAAGCGCGCCCTGAAGAAGCCGTCATACGCCGACGAGGACGTCGAACTGTGGACACCGGGCGCCGTGGGCGACCGCGAGATCACCGACAAGAACCTCCGCAAGCGCGTCCGCGAGGCCCAGCGTGCCGCCGATGGCGCGCGCACCGCGGCGGCGGCGGGGGAGCGTGCGACGGACGACGTAGACTGA
- a CDS encoding HAD family hydrolase, producing the protein MSAALPAAVLWDMDGTLVDTEPYWMAAETALVESFGGTWTHEQALTLVGQGLESSATILQAAGVRMAASEIIDHLTERVTQTIAEQGNPLRPGAAELLADLRAAGVRCALVTMSLRRMAEQVVAPFGHTFEVIVSGDDATRPKPYPDAYLQACQALDIAPRDAVAIEDSPTGVRAAVAAGVPTIGVPLMVSLVGAGAHALWPTLAGRTTADIAAFHSARPAHPTPPAPAEGHR; encoded by the coding sequence GTGAGCGCAGCCCTTCCCGCCGCCGTCCTGTGGGACATGGACGGCACCCTGGTGGACACCGAACCGTACTGGATGGCCGCGGAGACGGCGCTCGTCGAATCGTTCGGCGGCACGTGGACCCACGAGCAGGCGCTGACCCTCGTCGGCCAGGGGCTGGAGAGCTCGGCGACCATCCTGCAGGCCGCAGGCGTGCGGATGGCCGCGTCCGAGATCATCGACCACCTCACCGAGCGGGTCACGCAGACCATCGCCGAGCAGGGCAACCCGCTGCGGCCCGGTGCCGCTGAACTCCTCGCCGACCTACGGGCGGCGGGCGTGCGGTGCGCGCTGGTGACGATGTCGCTGCGGCGCATGGCCGAACAGGTCGTCGCCCCGTTCGGCCACACGTTCGAGGTGATCGTGTCGGGCGACGACGCCACGCGACCCAAGCCCTACCCGGACGCCTACCTGCAGGCCTGCCAGGCCCTCGACATCGCGCCCCGCGACGCCGTCGCGATCGAGGACTCGCCCACCGGCGTCCGTGCCGCCGTCGCCGCCGGGGTTCCCACCATCGGCGTGCCGCTGATGGTGTCGCTCGTCGGCGCCGGCGCCCACGCGCTGTGGCCGACCCTCGCCGGCCGCACCACGGCGGACATCGCCGCCTTCCACTCCGCCCGCCCCGCCCACCCCACCCCGCCCGCTCCCGCCGAAGGACACCGATGA
- a CDS encoding PAC2 family protein — translation MDELGQRVLVVAFDGWNDAGEAASAAVAHIRESGAYREVFSVDPELYFDYQYTRPQIRLDADGSRTLTWPDATLWRPLHPSEDARLWLLSGVEPARAWQAFAAELIDAALSEDITGIVALGSMMSDVPHTRPISVFAGSDNDRLRTALGLEKPTYEGPAGILSVLAAAAEEAGIPCASLWASVPHYVAGHTPSPKATLALLDRLTALTGAVVARGELPAEALAWEASIDAAAAEDEEMTEYIRQLERTRDTWDSPEASGDAIAQEFERYLRRGGEGPGKPGRDDRRQ, via the coding sequence GTGGACGAACTGGGTCAGCGGGTGCTGGTCGTGGCGTTCGATGGCTGGAACGACGCGGGCGAAGCCGCGTCTGCGGCCGTGGCCCACATCCGTGAGTCAGGTGCCTATCGCGAGGTCTTCTCCGTCGACCCCGAGCTGTACTTCGACTACCAGTACACGCGCCCGCAGATCCGGTTGGATGCCGACGGCTCGCGCACCCTGACCTGGCCCGACGCGACGCTGTGGCGGCCCCTGCATCCGTCGGAGGACGCCCGCCTGTGGCTGCTGTCCGGCGTGGAGCCCGCACGGGCGTGGCAGGCGTTCGCGGCGGAGCTGATCGACGCGGCGCTGAGTGAGGACATCACGGGCATCGTCGCGCTCGGCTCGATGATGTCGGATGTGCCGCACACCCGGCCGATCTCCGTCTTCGCCGGCAGCGACAACGACCGCCTCCGCACGGCGCTGGGCCTGGAGAAGCCGACCTACGAGGGACCCGCCGGCATCCTCTCGGTGCTCGCCGCCGCCGCCGAGGAGGCCGGCATCCCGTGCGCCTCGCTGTGGGCGAGCGTGCCGCACTACGTCGCCGGGCACACACCCTCGCCGAAGGCGACCCTCGCGCTGCTGGACCGTCTCACCGCACTCACCGGTGCCGTCGTCGCCCGCGGCGAACTGCCCGCCGAGGCGCTCGCGTGGGAGGCTTCGATCGACGCGGCCGCCGCCGAGGACGAGGAAATGACGGAGTACATCCGCCAGCTCGAGCGGACCCGCGACACGTGGGACTCTCCGGAGGCGTCGGGCGACGCGATCGCGCAGGAGTTCGAACGGTACCTCCGCCGCGGCGGCGAGGGCCCGGGCAAGCCCGGCCGCGACGACCGGCGTCAGTAG
- a CDS encoding undecaprenyl-diphosphate phosphatase — MLFDAIILGIVQGLTEFLPISSSAHLRIVGELLPSAEDPGATFTAITQIGTELAVLVYFWKKIVRIIGRWFRSLTGAVPRNDPDARMGWIVIIGTIPIGILGFLFQDVIRDTFRNLWLVAIVLIVFGLILGAADALGRRTRNEEDLTYRHGLILGVAQALALVPGVSRSGATTTMGLALGYTRPAAAEVAFLLAVPAVFGSGLYELFQAIKDPGEQVFTMVETGVATVVAFGVGLAVIAFLMQYLKRGSFLPFVIYRVLLGIVLIVLLSFGVLQAY; from the coding sequence ATGCTGTTCGACGCGATCATCCTCGGGATCGTGCAGGGGCTCACGGAGTTCCTGCCGATCTCGTCCAGCGCCCATCTGCGCATCGTGGGCGAGCTGCTGCCGTCGGCCGAAGACCCGGGCGCGACCTTCACGGCCATCACGCAGATCGGCACGGAGCTCGCGGTCCTCGTCTACTTCTGGAAGAAGATCGTCCGCATCATCGGTCGCTGGTTCCGTTCGCTCACCGGAGCGGTGCCGCGCAACGACCCCGACGCCCGCATGGGCTGGATCGTCATCATCGGCACGATCCCGATCGGCATCCTCGGGTTCCTGTTCCAGGACGTCATCCGCGACACGTTCCGCAACCTCTGGCTCGTCGCGATCGTGCTCATCGTCTTCGGCCTCATCCTCGGCGCCGCCGACGCGCTGGGCCGCCGCACGCGCAATGAAGAGGATCTGACCTATCGTCACGGCCTCATCCTCGGCGTCGCGCAGGCGCTCGCGCTCGTGCCCGGTGTGTCGCGCTCGGGCGCCACCACGACGATGGGCCTGGCCCTCGGCTACACCCGGCCGGCCGCCGCCGAGGTCGCCTTCCTCCTGGCCGTCCCCGCCGTCTTCGGCAGCGGCCTGTACGAGCTGTTCCAGGCGATCAAAGACCCGGGCGAGCAGGTCTTCACGATGGTCGAGACCGGCGTCGCGACGGTCGTCGCGTTCGGCGTGGGGCTCGCCGTCATCGCGTTCCTCATGCAGTACCTCAAGCGCGGCAGCTTCCTGCCGTTCGTGATCTACCGCGTGCTGCTCGGCATCGTGCTCATCGTGCTCTTGAGCTTCGGGGTGCTGCAGGCCTACTGA